A DNA window from Ahaetulla prasina isolate Xishuangbanna chromosome 7, ASM2864084v1, whole genome shotgun sequence contains the following coding sequences:
- the ASCL1 gene encoding achaete-scute homolog 1 has protein sequence MASGSPAKMDSSASQPPPPPPFLQPACFFAAAAAAAAAAVAASQSAQQQQQQQLSPAAGGQQNQPSPGAPKAPAAAAPKQPQQQVKRQRSASPELMRCKRRLNFSGFGYSLPQQQPAAVARRNERERNRVKLVNLGFATLREHVPNGAANKKMSKVETLRSAVEYIRALQQLLDEHDAVSAAFQAGVLSPTISPNYPNDMNSMAGSPVSSYSSDEGSYDPLSPEEQELLDFTNWF, from the coding sequence ATGGCCAGCGGCAGCCCTGCCAAGATGGACAGCAGCGCCAGCCAGCCGCCGCCTCCCCCGCCGTTCCTCCAGCCCGCCTGCTTCTTCGCGGCTGCCGCCGCCGCGGCCGCCGCCGCAGTAGCCGCTTCACAAAGcgcgcaacagcagcagcagcagcagctgagcCCGGCGGCGGGCGGCCAACAGAACCAGCCCTCTCCGGGCGCCCCCAAAGCGCCTGCTGCGGCTGCGCCGAAGCAGCCTCAGCAGCAGGTCAAGCGGCAGCGCTCGGCGTCGCCGGAGTTGATGCGCTGCAAGAGACGCCTCAACTTCAGCGGCTTCGGCTACAGCCTCCCTCAGCAGCAGCCGGCGGCTGTGGCGCGGCGGAACGAGCGGGAGAGGAACCGCGTCAAGCTCGTCAACCTGGGCTTCGCCACTCTCCGCGAGCACGTCCCCAACGGTGCCGCCAACAAGAAGATGAGCAAAGTGGAGACGCTGCGCTCGGCCGTCGAGTACATCCGAGCCCTCCAGCAGCTGCTCGACGAACACGACGCCGTCAGCGCCGCCTTCCAGGCCGGCGTCCTCTCGCCCACCATCTCCCCCAATTACCCCAACGACATGAACTCCATGGCAGGCTCGCCTGTCTCCTCGTACTCCTCGGACGAAGGGTCCTACGATCCCCTCAGCCCCGAAGAGCaggaactgctggatttcaccaactGGTTCTGA